A window of Malania oleifera isolate guangnan ecotype guangnan chromosome 2, ASM2987363v1, whole genome shotgun sequence genomic DNA:
AGTAcgttttatattattttaatattttgtttaattaagATCTAATTAACTGAAACAATAATGTTGTAATCATCATTTACCTCGATCCCTTAGAAAATGTTTACAGTTATAGGCCTGTGATGTATAACACCACTTCAATTTATATTTGTACATTTCATGGTGACTTAATTGAAGTACATGATTATTATTTATTTCGAACTTTTGACGACAAATCAATGTGAAATTCTACTTTTTGGATCCACTTAAATTATTAGCAATGAATCATTGAACCGGAAGGAAATAAAGTGAATATCATATAATTACGAGCTAAGTCGACAAAGGTACTTAAAAATAATATTCTAAGACGTCAGCCGTAATTTTATATCGTTTCCTCtaaaccaaaaaagaaaacaaaaatgatatgccaataataattatattatttccAAAGAAGAACAAATAAAGCCACTAACTTTggtagattttttttaaaaaaaacttgaaCTTATTCTGAAAGTGGGGGGATTTGAGATGAATTTTGTCACATAACTATAAAATGCATCTCCCGCTTTGTAGGACGATGGGCCAATTTATGGCGGCCCAAGAGAGTCACTTGGGCCTGGCCCAAGGGAATTTGTGGAGGTTCGGATCGGTCTGATAGTACACGATGTCTCCTGTGTCGCTGACAAAGTGGTCTCGGCTGACGCTCGTCGCTATAAGCCCAATCAAATGAAATGGGAATGGGCCTGACTTCTTCGGCTCTCTGTAATACTTCCCCAGCAATGGCTTAGCTGCCCTAGTCTGTGATGaatttatcaaaaattttaattattacgatgaatttaagtttccaaaaatttcgatataaatatttatatgcaTACGCACCGCTTCGACTGCGTGGTAGTGGGGGATCTGGGGGAAGAGATGGTGTATGAGATGAGATCCGGCGTCATGGTGGATCTTGTTGAACCATCCGTAATCATGATCCGACGTCGTTAATCCTCCCCTCAGATAATTCCATTCCTGTCTCATTTACGATGAAAAGTGAGGTAATAAAGTGGGTTATGTagtaagagaaaaaaaagaaaaaaaaaatcattacataCCTTGCCACGATACCATGGAATCTGGTTGTCATGACCATGGTGTTGCAGGTAAGTAACCAAGTCTAGCCACATTACAAAAATCTGTCGAAAATAAAAACTActctttttaaaatattcaaactGTCATTCCTCTTACTTTGGGAACGCGATGTAAAACTatactgaatttttttttataaaaacataaattaaaaaaaaaatatatatatatagtaaagaAGGAAGATATACCATGTATGGAACAGTGTAGACTTTGAGGAGTAGAAGAAGGCCAAAAGCGAAGGATGCCCAAACAAGGAGGGCAACCGTTGCAGTGTACCAAACAGTGGAAATCATCACGTCTTTTCTCTCATTAGGAGTGAAGAGCTCGCTGTATGGGTTGAAATGAGATCTGCACTTCCCCAAACTCCCATGCCACTGcacattcatataattaattattcatgaaatttttttttataaaaaa
This region includes:
- the LOC131149084 gene encoding omega-3 fatty acid desaturase, endoplasmic reticulum-like; the encoded protein is MSPPQGTISGDGDFGVNDDGGYYVRTDQKTVDGGDEEFDPAVPPPFRLGEIRAAIPKHCWVRDTWQSASYALRDFAAVFALGAAAVYINSWWFWPLYWAAQGTMLWALFVLGHDCAHGCFSENKLVNDVVGLLVLTPVLVPFQAWRISHKHHHQYHGNIDKDEAWVPVTESVYNNLDTVSRILRFTFPFSLFSWPYYLWHGSLGKCRSHFNPYSELFTPNERKDVMISTVWYTATVALLVWASFAFGLLLLLKVYTVPYMIFVMWLDLVTYLQHHGHDNQIPWYRGKEWNYLRGGLTTSDHDYGWFNKIHHDAGSHLIHHLFPQIPHYHAVEATRAAKPLLGKYYREPKKSGPFPFHLIGLIATSVSRDHFVSDTGDIVYYQTDPNLHKFPWARPK